From Triticum urartu cultivar G1812 chromosome 2, Tu2.1, whole genome shotgun sequence, a single genomic window includes:
- the LOC125537981 gene encoding uncharacterized protein LOC125537981, which translates to MASNYVDTTGEEGRFHAHGHHSNSTTPTGEAASPKNTRRRWPGSASAPSGAGHGPASKCVCAPATHAGSFKCRFHRTNSQGHGHGQAQGSRPSSPPSPAAANAVPRHPASPSSSSGTVATQ; encoded by the coding sequence ATGGCTTCCAACTACGTGGACACCACGGGGGAGGAGGGGAGGTTCCACGCCCACGGCCACCACAGCAACAGCACCACGCCGACCGGCGAGGCCGCGTCGCCCAAGAATACGCGGAGGAGGTGGCCCGGGTCGGCGTCGGCGCCGTCCGGCGCAGGCCACGGACCCGCTTCCAAATGCGTCTGTGCGCCGGCCACCCACGCGGGGTCCTTCAAGTGCCGTTTCCATCGTACCAACTCCCAGGGCCACGGCCACGGCCAGGCCCAGGGAAGCCGTCCTTCTTCGCCTCCTTCACCGGCCGCGGCCAACGCGGTGCCGCGGCACCCGGCCTCACCATCCTCCTCATCCGGCACCGTCGCGACCCAGTGA